In Sporosarcina psychrophila, a genomic segment contains:
- a CDS encoding EAL domain-containing protein, with translation MRKISKIFTKPPPLSNNNEEFTQQDEMLNELAIKMRSAEKLIDFGLWKYDVGGDKSYWSDKVFEIFDMQKGKAPTIPDLFDVIHPEDLERFKTLFGDAMKEKIGSRISFRIIDKKGEVRFLEQYCEAVLDENENLLQFIGTTVDVSEIKRTQQNFKQYVKKAEEITEFLDAGIWSIDVRQQRVVFCSPRIGVISGYKSIDFETDMTVWRSIIYPEDLAAYDERNEKMKLGKIPKMNYRIVHKSGSIRWIRDEVVPTYTEDGELVWLEGIITDITEQREVQERLEYLAYHDYLTKLPNRRMFDKELNTMFENVNLSDTHFSIMHLGLDGFKLINDSLGHLAGDNLLKEFSLRVKACITRHDFVARIGGDEFAILIRNAEGGAQVIDIAKKMIDTLEEPYVIDNHELYVTASIGISLYPEDGDNATTLLGSADKALYRAKEMGKNNYQLYMPSMNVETYKLYSLDQDLRKAIERNELVVYYQPKVEAKTGLMVGAEALIRWNHPEWKLVSAGEFISLAEENGLIYAITNWVFRTVCEQINKWKELGVVPVPVSVNISPKIFLKHEWEEQLIKIIEETNTDPKLLELEITESTLIENEETFKTAINKIKSYGIKLSIDDFGTGYSSLLYLQKFEIDTIKIDRHFINHYLVNNNAPITKAIIRLAHELNMTVVAEGVETEEQRVFLSQQNCDQIQGYLFSKPIPPEQFIEFLNNPVIRSEGNESQMPMENRRKGFRIDLAYPLSSEMTIVQFKGKTVKLGKTEVLVENIGIKGLRFRSHVDLPVNPNILLKFGTEILGESLEVTGNVVWRETIGEFFQYGLQFKINDNEQQSLTKLLNNFAIQIRKNPVPPNCRFVTENTFKHLTSIKEE, from the coding sequence ATGAGAAAAATATCCAAGATCTTTACCAAACCTCCGCCCTTATCAAATAACAATGAAGAATTTACCCAACAAGATGAAATGTTGAATGAGTTGGCAATTAAAATGAGAAGTGCTGAGAAACTCATTGATTTCGGTTTGTGGAAATATGATGTCGGTGGAGATAAAAGCTATTGGTCCGATAAAGTTTTTGAAATCTTCGATATGCAGAAGGGGAAGGCACCGACAATTCCGGATTTATTTGACGTCATTCATCCAGAAGATCTGGAAAGATTCAAGACTCTATTTGGAGACGCTATGAAAGAAAAAATAGGTTCTCGGATTTCTTTCCGGATTATTGATAAAAAAGGTGAAGTGAGATTTCTAGAACAATACTGCGAAGCGGTTTTAGACGAAAATGAAAATCTACTCCAATTTATCGGAACAACTGTCGATGTGTCAGAAATAAAAAGAACTCAACAAAACTTCAAACAATATGTCAAAAAAGCGGAAGAGATTACGGAGTTTCTGGATGCTGGCATTTGGTCCATAGATGTCCGACAGCAAAGAGTGGTTTTCTGCTCTCCTAGAATCGGAGTTATAAGTGGATATAAATCAATTGATTTTGAAACAGATATGACGGTTTGGCGCAGCATCATATATCCAGAAGATTTAGCGGCATACGATGAAAGAAATGAAAAAATGAAGTTAGGGAAAATACCCAAAATGAATTACCGAATTGTCCACAAGAGTGGCTCTATTAGATGGATTCGGGATGAAGTGGTACCTACATACACAGAAGATGGCGAATTAGTCTGGTTGGAAGGAATTATAACAGATATCACGGAGCAAAGAGAGGTCCAAGAACGGCTAGAATATTTAGCGTATCATGATTATTTAACAAAACTTCCCAATCGCAGGATGTTTGATAAAGAATTAAATACTATGTTTGAAAATGTGAATTTATCCGATACACATTTTTCGATTATGCACTTGGGCCTGGATGGATTTAAACTTATCAATGACTCATTAGGTCACTTGGCAGGGGACAATCTTCTTAAAGAATTTTCTTTAAGAGTGAAAGCGTGTATTACAAGGCACGATTTTGTAGCAAGGATAGGCGGAGATGAATTCGCCATATTGATTCGTAATGCTGAAGGTGGAGCACAAGTAATAGACATCGCAAAAAAAATGATCGATACATTGGAAGAGCCATATGTGATTGATAATCATGAATTATATGTGACTGCGAGCATCGGAATCTCCTTATATCCAGAGGATGGGGACAATGCAACAACTTTATTGGGAAGTGCCGATAAAGCATTATACCGAGCAAAAGAAATGGGGAAAAATAATTACCAGCTTTATATGCCTTCAATGAACGTAGAAACATACAAGTTATATTCACTCGATCAGGATCTGAGGAAAGCGATTGAACGCAATGAACTGGTGGTGTATTATCAACCAAAAGTAGAAGCGAAAACGGGTCTGATGGTTGGAGCAGAAGCATTAATCCGTTGGAATCATCCAGAATGGAAACTCGTGTCAGCGGGTGAATTTATTTCATTGGCAGAAGAGAATGGATTGATCTATGCAATTACGAATTGGGTGTTCCGCACGGTTTGCGAGCAAATTAACAAGTGGAAAGAGCTAGGCGTAGTGCCAGTTCCAGTATCGGTCAACATCTCACCTAAAATATTTCTCAAGCATGAATGGGAAGAACAATTGATAAAGATAATTGAAGAAACAAATACTGATCCAAAACTTTTGGAGTTGGAAATCACTGAGAGTACTCTTATTGAAAATGAAGAAACCTTTAAAACTGCGATAAATAAGATTAAATCTTACGGCATCAAACTTTCGATAGACGATTTCGGTACAGGTTATTCATCTCTTCTGTATTTACAAAAGTTTGAAATCGATACAATTAAGATTGACCGCCATTTCATAAACCACTATTTGGTCAATAATAATGCGCCTATTACGAAAGCCATTATCCGATTGGCACATGAGCTGAATATGACAGTAGTAGCCGAGGGAGTAGAAACCGAGGAACAGCGTGTTTTCTTAAGCCAACAGAATTGCGATCAAATTCAAGGATACTTATTCAGTAAACCTATTCCACCTGAACAATTTATCGAATTTCTGAATAACCCTGTAATTCGTTCCGAAGGGAATGAATCCCAGATGCCTATGGAAAATAGGCGAAAAGGTTTCCGAATAGATCTTGCATATCCTTTAAGTTCCGAGATGACGATTGTTCAATTTAAAGGCAAAACAGTTAAATTAGGAAAAACAGAAGTGTTGGTCGAAAATATAGGAATTAAAGGCTTGCGGTTTAGGTCACATGTTGATCTTCCAGTCAATCCGAATATATTATTGAAATTCGGCACGGAAATTTTGGGTGAATCGTTAGAGGTAACGGGGAATGTAGTATGGAGAGAAACAATAGGGGAGTTTTTCCAGTATGGTTTGCAATTCAAAATAAACGACAACGAACAGCAGTCACTAACGAAACTATTAAATAACTTTGCAATCCAAATTCGGAAAAATCCTGTCCCTCCAAATTGCCGCTTTGTAACAGAGAATACATTCAAACACTTAACTTCCATTAAGGAAGAGTAG
- a CDS encoding TetR/AcrR family transcriptional regulator has protein sequence MTKEDQMIEGMFNQKGDLTERQKKIVAAAIESFAEKGYSATSTKEIAQKAGVAEGTIFRHYKTKKELLMSIVTPMMIKLMAPIIIKDINKVLNHDHETFEDFVRAMIDNRRKFLKSNLKIIKIFIQEIPFHPELKEQFIEHVGSKVFTRLRQIIEHYQDKGQIIKLPIDTVLRLTGSTIIGYFVTRYALLPNADWDDEAEVDFTIQFLMKGLAPEE, from the coding sequence ATGACAAAAGAGGATCAAATGATCGAGGGAATGTTCAATCAAAAAGGTGATTTAACAGAGCGACAAAAGAAAATAGTAGCCGCAGCGATTGAATCATTCGCTGAAAAAGGCTATTCTGCCACGTCAACAAAGGAAATCGCTCAAAAAGCGGGAGTAGCTGAGGGAACGATTTTCAGACATTATAAAACAAAAAAAGAGTTACTCATGTCCATTGTCACACCGATGATGATCAAATTGATGGCGCCGATTATTATAAAGGATATCAATAAAGTACTGAATCATGACCATGAAACATTTGAAGACTTTGTAAGAGCGATGATTGATAATCGTAGAAAGTTCTTGAAAAGTAATCTTAAAATCATCAAAATCTTCATTCAGGAAATCCCCTTTCATCCAGAATTAAAAGAACAATTCATAGAGCATGTCGGCAGCAAAGTCTTTACGCGGCTTAGGCAAATTATTGAACATTACCAGGATAAAGGGCAAATTATCAAACTGCCCATCGATACCGTCCTTCGCTTAACAGGTTCGACAATCATCGGCTACTTTGTGACTCGATATGCTCTATTACCTAATGCCGATTGGGATGACGAAGCGGAGGTCGACTTCACTATTCAGTTTTTGATGAAAGGATTGGCGCCAGAGGAATGA
- a CDS encoding ABC transporter permease produces the protein MRVFALTQRILRQIVRDKRTMGLLIVAPILVLTMLHLVFNGGDYTPKIGFLDVPKTVMEQMDLDGADVTTYSDEKSAKADLAEQTIDGYLTLKNNEPTVVLEGSDPSVAGATMKWLQQAMPTGQENANNPQLEIDYLHGSRDMGTFDYFGPVLLGFFVFFFVFLIAGVSFLRERTTGTLERLLASPLRKWEIVMGYVFGFGIFTMIQSTIIAAYAIYVLGMMMEGAFGYVLLITLLLALTALTLGILLSSFAKNELQMIQFIPIIVIPQIFFSGLFNLDTISKWLSWVGPFTPLYYAADALRDIMVRGYGWGAIYMDILALAGFSLLFIIVNILALRKYRKI, from the coding sequence ATGAGAGTTTTCGCATTGACACAACGAATTTTACGGCAAATTGTACGTGACAAACGAACAATGGGATTGCTCATTGTTGCGCCTATCCTTGTACTAACGATGCTGCATCTCGTGTTCAACGGAGGAGATTACACACCAAAAATAGGCTTCCTTGATGTCCCTAAAACAGTTATGGAACAGATGGATTTAGACGGAGCAGATGTCACCACATACAGCGATGAAAAAAGCGCAAAAGCTGATTTAGCCGAGCAAACGATTGATGGCTACTTAACACTTAAAAACAACGAGCCGACCGTCGTTCTTGAGGGAAGCGACCCGAGTGTTGCTGGTGCCACGATGAAATGGCTTCAACAAGCAATGCCGACTGGACAGGAAAACGCTAATAATCCCCAGTTGGAAATTGACTACTTACACGGTTCTAGAGACATGGGGACGTTTGATTATTTTGGGCCCGTTCTTCTCGGATTTTTCGTCTTCTTCTTTGTCTTTTTGATTGCAGGTGTATCGTTTTTACGAGAACGGACAACGGGGACGCTCGAACGGTTACTTGCAAGTCCATTACGAAAATGGGAAATCGTAATGGGTTATGTATTTGGCTTCGGTATTTTCACGATGATTCAATCGACCATTATTGCTGCTTACGCGATTTATGTGCTCGGAATGATGATGGAAGGCGCATTCGGCTATGTATTACTGATTACTTTGCTGCTCGCTTTAACAGCGCTCACGCTCGGTATTTTACTATCTTCATTCGCCAAAAATGAACTCCAAATGATACAGTTCATCCCAATCATCGTTATCCCACAAATCTTCTTCTCTGGATTATTCAATTTGGATACCATCTCGAAGTGGCTGAGCTGGGTTGGCCCATTCACGCCTTTGTATTACGCGGCGGATGCATTACGCGATATAATGGTGAGAGGATATGGATGGGGCGCTATTTACATGGATATTTTAGCGTTAGCAGGATTCTCTTTACTGTTTATCATAGTAAACATCCTGGCCCTGCGAAAATACCGTAAAATCTAA
- a CDS encoding ABC transporter ATP-binding protein, giving the protein MEQPKTCVSIRHVSKSYKKHHVLEDINLDILEGEIFGLLGPSGAGKTTLVKQLTGLDTPTSGESYLFQTKMPSLKLITSIGYMAQSDALYEDLSAKENLQFFSSLYGLKGEKQTRRITEVMELVQLSGDLKKLVSNFSGGMKRRLSLAIALLHEPKTLILDEPTVGIDPVLRKSIWEAFYKLKQNGTTIIVTTHVMDEADKCDRLGLIRGGSLIAVGTPDELKEMTNSTTIEEAFLFYGGAKK; this is encoded by the coding sequence ATGGAACAACCAAAGACGTGTGTATCGATTCGTCACGTATCAAAAAGCTATAAGAAACACCATGTGTTAGAGGATATTAACTTAGATATTCTCGAAGGAGAAATTTTTGGTCTGCTCGGTCCATCTGGCGCAGGGAAAACAACTTTAGTTAAACAATTAACAGGCTTGGATACGCCAACTTCAGGGGAAAGTTATTTATTTCAAACGAAAATGCCTTCATTAAAATTAATTACCAGCATCGGTTATATGGCGCAATCGGATGCGCTGTATGAAGATCTTTCAGCAAAAGAAAACTTGCAATTTTTCTCGTCCTTATATGGCCTGAAAGGTGAAAAACAAACGCGTAGAATAACAGAAGTAATGGAGCTTGTTCAGCTTTCAGGCGATCTGAAAAAACTAGTATCCAACTTCTCTGGTGGCATGAAACGTCGGCTTTCATTAGCAATCGCATTACTTCATGAACCAAAAACCTTAATCCTCGATGAGCCGACTGTTGGCATTGATCCCGTTCTACGAAAAAGCATTTGGGAAGCCTTTTACAAATTAAAACAAAATGGAACGACAATCATTGTGACGACGCACGTAATGGATGAGGCTGACAAATGCGATCGACTTGGCTTGATTCGTGGTGGCAGTCTAATTGCAGTTGGAACGCCTGATGAATTGAAAGAAATGACGAATTCAACAACGATTGAGGAAGCTTTCCTTTTTTACGGAGGTGCAAAAAAATGA
- a CDS encoding GNAT family N-acetyltransferase, whose amino-acid sequence MSYTNEGVRIRPIQEQDLHRMWELSFKDENPEWKQWDAPYYEYQPMTYEAFLERRDKIVAQDDYWGIEVDGELIGMVSYYWEHKPSLWLEMGIVIYEPQYWSGGYGTKAFTMWIDHLFNEMPLVRVGYTTWSGNERMIKVGEKLGMTMEARLRKVRYWNGTYYDSIRMGILREEWESRLS is encoded by the coding sequence TTGAGTTATACAAATGAGGGCGTAAGAATACGTCCAATCCAAGAACAAGATTTACATCGCATGTGGGAACTCAGTTTCAAAGATGAAAACCCTGAATGGAAACAATGGGATGCACCCTATTATGAATATCAGCCAATGACGTACGAAGCTTTTCTGGAAAGGCGCGATAAAATCGTTGCACAGGACGATTATTGGGGCATCGAAGTGGATGGCGAATTGATCGGCATGGTTAGTTATTACTGGGAACATAAGCCGTCCCTTTGGCTGGAGATGGGGATTGTCATTTATGAACCACAGTATTGGAGCGGCGGCTATGGAACGAAAGCGTTCACGATGTGGATTGATCATTTATTCAATGAAATGCCACTGGTTCGTGTCGGCTATACGACGTGGTCAGGTAATGAGCGTATGATTAAAGTCGGCGAAAAACTGGGCATGACGATGGAAGCGCGGTTGCGGAAAGTGCGTTATTGGAACGGGACTTACTATGATTCGATTCGGATGGGTATTCTCCGCGAAGAATGGGAATCCCGACTTTCATGA
- a CDS encoding S9 family peptidase codes for MEKRKLEVADLFKLQSVTDPQLAPNGKEAVFVKTHIDEEDNKYIANLFHVDLESNEVTQWTHGKGAISSPEWSSDGKQIAFLSDREEKNQLFILQARGGEAQKVTAFEKGVSGFLWSPCGKKIWVDAVVKEGKTFTDKEEKDEKKKPQPYRATKMKYQMDGAGLLPQDTYKQIGLVDIETGEVTQFTEGNFQHGLQAISHDGKKLIIGVNRKDNMDFEFRQPLVIVDVETKEETVLVDEEGYFGGAQFSFDDRYIAYVGSDRTFENATHSTLYVYHTEDGMRMNLTESIDAPVGDAAVADHQQGAGAPSAVWTKDNYLYFQLSTMGDIRLYFASLEGELYPATPENEHVYGYDISVDGEFALVAVSNAINPGELYKQTIATGERQAITSFNATYLEEVELVEPEAIVYKGATNWDVHGWLMKPAGYVEGTNYPLIVEIHGGPHAMYANTFFHELQLLAAQGYGVLYVNPRGSHGYSQEFVDAVRGDYGGGDYEDIMAGLDYVCKENSWIDTNRLGVTGGSYGGFMTNWIVGHSDRFKAAVTQRSISNWISFFGVSDIGYYFSDWQIGADMTDVDKLWEHSPLKYAKRVETPLLILHSEKDFRCPIEQAEQLYITLKSMGKETEFVRFPDANHNLSRTGTPNLRIARLDEITGWFEKYL; via the coding sequence ATGGAAAAACGTAAACTGGAAGTAGCTGACCTATTTAAATTACAGTCTGTGACGGATCCGCAATTAGCGCCGAATGGCAAGGAAGCAGTATTTGTGAAAACGCATATTGATGAGGAAGACAATAAATATATAGCGAATTTATTTCACGTAGATCTGGAATCGAACGAAGTGACGCAGTGGACGCATGGCAAAGGGGCAATTTCATCACCTGAATGGTCTTCAGATGGGAAACAAATCGCCTTTTTATCGGACCGGGAAGAGAAGAACCAGTTGTTCATCCTACAGGCAAGAGGTGGGGAAGCACAGAAAGTAACCGCATTTGAAAAGGGCGTTTCGGGTTTCCTTTGGTCGCCATGCGGCAAGAAAATTTGGGTGGACGCAGTCGTGAAAGAAGGCAAGACGTTTACAGATAAAGAAGAAAAGGACGAAAAGAAAAAGCCGCAGCCGTACCGTGCCACGAAAATGAAATACCAAATGGACGGTGCAGGCTTGTTGCCACAAGACACGTACAAACAAATCGGCCTTGTCGACATCGAAACGGGAGAGGTAACGCAGTTCACTGAGGGAAATTTCCAGCATGGATTGCAAGCCATATCTCATGACGGCAAGAAATTAATTATCGGCGTCAATCGAAAGGATAATATGGATTTCGAATTCCGTCAACCGCTAGTTATTGTCGACGTTGAAACGAAAGAAGAAACGGTTCTTGTCGATGAAGAGGGCTATTTCGGTGGCGCCCAATTTTCATTTGATGACCGTTACATCGCATACGTTGGTTCAGACCGGACATTCGAAAATGCGACGCACAGCACTTTGTACGTCTATCACACGGAAGACGGTATGCGCATGAATTTGACGGAAAGCATCGACGCACCGGTTGGGGATGCAGCAGTTGCGGATCATCAGCAAGGGGCGGGGGCACCGTCAGCAGTTTGGACAAAGGATAACTATCTCTATTTCCAACTGTCGACAATGGGCGATATCCGTCTGTACTTTGCGTCACTCGAAGGCGAGTTATATCCCGCAACACCTGAAAATGAGCATGTATATGGCTATGATATTTCAGTCGACGGCGAGTTTGCGCTCGTTGCAGTCAGCAATGCCATTAATCCGGGAGAGCTATATAAACAGACAATCGCAACCGGCGAACGACAAGCCATCACTTCATTCAACGCAACGTATTTAGAGGAAGTTGAACTTGTTGAACCAGAAGCAATTGTCTATAAAGGGGCGACAAATTGGGACGTGCATGGTTGGTTAATGAAACCGGCGGGCTACGTTGAAGGGACTAATTATCCGCTAATCGTCGAAATTCACGGCGGTCCGCACGCAATGTATGCGAATACGTTTTTCCATGAGTTACAGCTATTGGCGGCGCAAGGATACGGGGTCCTCTACGTTAATCCACGCGGAAGCCATGGCTATAGCCAGGAATTCGTAGATGCAGTACGAGGAGATTACGGTGGCGGAGATTATGAAGATATTATGGCTGGCCTTGACTATGTTTGTAAAGAAAATAGCTGGATCGACACGAACCGACTTGGTGTAACAGGTGGGAGCTATGGCGGTTTCATGACGAACTGGATCGTTGGCCATTCTGATCGTTTCAAAGCAGCTGTCACGCAACGTTCGATTTCTAACTGGATCAGTTTCTTTGGCGTATCCGATATTGGTTACTACTTCAGCGATTGGCAAATCGGCGCTGACATGACCGACGTTGACAAGCTGTGGGAACATTCCCCGCTGAAATATGCGAAACGCGTTGAGACTCCGCTGTTAATTTTACACTCGGAAAAAGATTTCCGTTGCCCGATTGAACAAGCAGAGCAGCTATACATCACCTTAAAAAGCATGGGGAAAGAAACGGAATTTGTCCGCTTCCCAGATGCAAATCATAACTTATCGCGCACGGGTACACCGAACCTGCGCATTGCAAGGTTGGACGAGATAACAGGCTGGTTCGAGAAATATTTATAA
- a CDS encoding citrate synthase/methylcitrate synthase, whose product MFQKGLKDVIAVHTKIASVDGEKGELRYRGVSIGDLIATHSFEEVAYFMWTGVLPGESELCILNEKLIAGRELPLHVVKIIDALPADMPLMDAMRTAISAYGHSAFKDEIIEDQALVLTAALPVIIARHYRNQHGQSIVEANPTLSHTANYLWMLTGVIPNDVQVEALETYLKLTMEHGLNASTFAARVTISTESDLASAITSAIGTMKGPLHGGAPSGVIDLLEEMETLGNIRPVIEAKMKRGERIMGFGHRIYKTEDPRSVLLRDKCISMSGEDDWLDLATAAEKEIISLLEEYKPGRKLYTNVEYYAAAIMRSIEMPPGLFTPTFSAARIVGWTAHAIEQLSDNTIFRPQSVFVGEMVVLDERFHVER is encoded by the coding sequence ATGTTTCAAAAAGGGTTGAAAGATGTTATTGCGGTACACACGAAAATCGCGTCGGTCGATGGAGAAAAAGGGGAATTGCGATATAGGGGTGTTTCTATAGGCGACCTCATAGCGACGCATTCATTTGAAGAAGTGGCTTATTTTATGTGGACTGGCGTATTGCCGGGAGAAAGTGAACTTTGTATATTGAATGAAAAACTGATTGCAGGAAGAGAACTCCCTCTACATGTTGTGAAGATTATTGATGCACTTCCTGCTGATATGCCACTGATGGATGCGATGCGAACGGCGATTTCCGCTTATGGACACTCTGCGTTTAAGGATGAAATAATCGAGGATCAGGCGCTTGTTTTGACAGCGGCACTTCCAGTGATTATTGCGCGCCATTATCGAAATCAACATGGACAATCAATCGTTGAAGCGAATCCGACTTTATCGCACACAGCGAATTATTTGTGGATGCTAACAGGCGTTATCCCAAATGACGTACAAGTCGAGGCGCTCGAAACGTATTTGAAATTAACGATGGAACACGGATTGAACGCGTCGACTTTTGCAGCACGAGTCACCATTTCTACTGAATCGGATTTAGCATCTGCAATCACGTCGGCAATCGGAACGATGAAAGGTCCGTTACATGGAGGCGCGCCATCGGGTGTCATCGATTTGTTGGAGGAGATGGAAACGTTAGGAAATATCCGTCCAGTCATTGAGGCTAAAATGAAACGCGGGGAACGCATCATGGGGTTCGGCCACCGAATTTATAAAACGGAAGATCCTCGGTCAGTTCTTTTGAGAGATAAATGCATCAGTATGTCGGGGGAAGATGACTGGTTGGACTTGGCGACAGCAGCTGAAAAAGAAATCATTTCATTGCTGGAAGAGTATAAGCCTGGCCGGAAATTATATACGAACGTCGAATATTATGCCGCAGCTATCATGCGTTCAATCGAAATGCCGCCGGGTCTGTTCACACCAACGTTTAGTGCAGCAAGAATCGTCGGCTGGACAGCGCATGCGATTGAACAGTTAAGTGACAACACCATCTTCCGACCACAATCGGTGTTTGTAGGCGAAATGGTAGTTTTGGATGAGAGGTTTCATGTGGAGAGATAA
- a CDS encoding LysR family transcriptional regulator, with amino-acid sequence MDFQWLKTFIVAAETLNFRKASEKLMLSQPSVTVHIRLLEEQLGSKLFDRLNNRVTLSDAGKFFYIEAVRLTKDADASVSRMHAFSQGYRRNWTIAISPLMAETILPYLLRTFMEHHPEVELSIRIEESEMIEQLVDNGDVHLGISALDATFKTLNQS; translated from the coding sequence ATGGATTTTCAATGGCTCAAAACATTTATTGTCGCCGCTGAGACCTTAAATTTTCGGAAAGCTTCCGAGAAATTGATGCTATCCCAACCAAGCGTAACCGTGCATATTCGTCTTTTAGAGGAACAACTTGGTAGCAAACTTTTTGATAGACTAAACAACCGCGTCACTTTGTCCGATGCCGGGAAGTTTTTTTATATTGAAGCTGTTCGACTTACTAAAGACGCGGACGCGAGTGTGAGTCGGATGCATGCGTTTTCGCAAGGCTATCGCCGCAATTGGACCATCGCAATTTCACCGTTAATGGCCGAAACGATCTTACCTTATTTATTACGGACATTCATGGAGCATCATCCCGAAGTCGAACTATCTATTCGCATCGAAGAATCGGAAATGATTGAGCAACTTGTCGACAATGGTGATGTGCATCTTGGTATTTCAGCACTCGATGCTACGTTCAAAACATTGAATCAATCCTGA
- a CDS encoding LysR substrate-binding domain-containing protein: MPTDPYDEESGPPIDVSEELQKNYLFTHHHPVYWDDLLFTLNKRIPGIRTMKVTQAHIAKRFIQEGLGVSFLPHSIVRRELIEGRLMQPHFDLFELPTVSTYILVKKKGELEEEFINQISNYYFR; encoded by the coding sequence ATACCAACGGATCCATACGATGAGGAAAGCGGCCCACCTATTGACGTTTCTGAGGAACTACAGAAAAACTACTTATTTACGCATCATCACCCCGTCTATTGGGATGACTTACTTTTCACTCTCAATAAACGCATTCCTGGCATACGGACGATGAAAGTCACACAGGCGCACATTGCAAAACGGTTCATCCAGGAAGGATTAGGCGTCTCGTTCCTCCCTCATTCCATCGTCCGGCGTGAACTGATTGAAGGTAGACTTATGCAGCCACATTTTGACCTATTCGAATTACCTACCGTTTCAACATATATACTGGTGAAAAAGAAAGGAGAGCTTGAAGAGGAATTTATCAATCAGATTTCTAATTATTATTTTAGATAA
- a CDS encoding CotH kinase family protein, which produces MEVPEYQLFIHPSYVSELRKDVWMDDPVSAKLTINKKKYEIDIVYRGSHIRELRKKSYQLSFYKPSIYRKAKEFHLNAEFKDPSLLRNKLSFDFFNEIGCLSPNSRFVFVKLNGKNEGIYLEIESVDEFFLANRQLPEGPIYYAVDGDANFSLMSNLDKEVKKSLTLGYEKKCVTEQGDNQLQEMIVNINTVPREEFEHEIVKYVNVDKYLRWLAGVIFTQNFDGFVHNYALYRNGETGLFEVIPWDYDATWGRDVNGESMREDYLRIEGFNTLTARILDVKTFRMQYKNLLEEILNSKFNVEYMKPKIQAMHNLIRPYVLKDPYEKDNMAEFDQEPDFILAYIEARGNYIRSQLDTLD; this is translated from the coding sequence ATGGAAGTACCTGAGTATCAGCTTTTTATTCACCCTAGTTATGTAAGCGAGCTTCGGAAAGATGTTTGGATGGATGATCCAGTTTCCGCAAAGTTGACGATTAATAAAAAGAAATATGAGATTGATATTGTCTATCGTGGTTCCCATATTCGGGAGTTACGAAAGAAATCATATCAGCTCTCATTTTACAAACCGAGCATATATAGAAAGGCAAAAGAATTTCATTTGAATGCGGAATTTAAAGATCCATCATTGTTGAGAAATAAATTGTCTTTTGATTTTTTTAATGAGATCGGCTGCTTATCACCTAACTCTCGTTTCGTTTTTGTGAAACTGAACGGGAAAAACGAGGGGATATATTTAGAAATAGAATCAGTGGATGAATTTTTTCTGGCGAATCGGCAGCTACCAGAAGGACCGATCTATTATGCGGTCGATGGGGATGCAAACTTTTCATTAATGAGTAATCTTGATAAAGAAGTAAAGAAATCACTCACGTTAGGCTATGAAAAAAAGTGTGTCACTGAGCAAGGTGATAATCAGTTACAAGAAATGATAGTTAACATCAACACCGTTCCAAGAGAAGAATTTGAGCATGAAATCGTAAAGTATGTGAACGTAGATAAGTATCTACGCTGGCTCGCGGGGGTTATTTTTACCCAAAACTTCGATGGATTTGTTCATAACTATGCACTTTATCGTAATGGGGAGACGGGTTTGTTTGAAGTTATCCCATGGGATTACGATGCGACATGGGGAAGAGATGTCAATGGTGAAAGCATGCGAGAAGACTATTTGAGAATCGAAGGATTTAATACATTAACCGCAAGGATTCTTGATGTGAAAACTTTTCGGATGCAATACAAGAACCTATTAGAAGAGATATTAAACAGTAAGTTTAATGTGGAGTATATGAAACCTAAAATACAAGCAATGCATAATTTAATAAGACCCTATGTTCTAAAGGATCCTTATGAAAAAGACAATATGGCCGAATTTGATCAAGAACCGGATTTCATATTGGCCTATATTGAGGCTAGGGGAAACTATATAAGGAGCCAATTGGACACATTGGATTAG